The sequence AGTTACGCCCGATGATGCAGGTTTCACCGATAACCACGCCTGTGCCGTGGTCGATGAAAAATTCCTCGCCAATGGCCGCACCGGGGTGGATGTCGATACCCGTTGTGCCGTGGGCCATTTCAGAAATGATGCGCGGAATGACCGGCACCTTGAGTTTGTAGAGCTCGTGGGCAATGCGGTGGTGAAACATGGCCCGCAGCGAAGGATAGCAGAAAATGGTCTCGCCGGGGCTGGTGGCCGCAGGGTCTCCCTCGTAGGCGGCCTTGGCGTCACCCGCCAGCAGACGGCGAATTTCCGGCAGGCTGTCCATAAATGCCAGAGCCGCCTGCTGGCCCTCTGTTTCGCACGAGGTGCAGGGAATGCCCAGCCCCTCGCAGCTGAAGCAGAAGCCGCGCACGATCTGCTCGCCCAGCAGGCGGTGGATGCTGTCCAGGTTGGCGGCAAGGTGATAGCGCATGGATTCGCG is a genomic window of uncultured Desulfovibrio sp. containing:
- the epsC gene encoding serine O-acetyltransferase EpsC translates to MNKKQDITTTGMPLIDSVVERLCREDSLSTVWHRSGQGAPMPSLPVLSEILERLRAAIFPGYFGAATVRRESMRYHLAANLDSIHRLLGEQIVRGFCFSCEGLGIPCTSCETEGQQAALAFMDSLPEIRRLLAGDAKAAYEGDPAATSPGETIFCYPSLRAMFHHRIAHELYKLKVPVIPRIISEMAHGTTGIDIHPGAAIGEEFFIDHGTGVVIGETCIIGRNCRLYQGVTLGALSFPKNADGTLTKGNPRHPILCDNVTVYAGATILGRVTVGKGAVIGGNVWITQDVQAGARITQEKPRD